In one window of Branchiostoma floridae strain S238N-H82 chromosome 14, Bfl_VNyyK, whole genome shotgun sequence DNA:
- the LOC118430275 gene encoding putative tRNA (cytidine(32)/guanosine(34)-2'-O)-methyltransferase, producing the protein MGRSSKDKRDIYYRKAKEEGWRARSAFKLMQIDEEFNVLSGVQKVVDLCAAPGSWSQVLSKRLRGEGKQKRDDVKIVAVDLQAMAPIPGVIQIQGDITKVSTAQEIIGHFSGEQADLVVCDGAPDVTGLHDIDEYIQAQLLLAALNITTHVLKKGGGFVAKIFRGKDITLLYSQLKIFFPDVTVAKPRSSRNSSIESFVVCRGYSPPEGYTPNMMNPLLDHHYDVDFNSLEGVNRVIVPFLACGDLSGYDADMTYPLQLPEGEAYVQLPPTQGPISPPYQHACQLKRQDQLSKPVSAHNTDSTDSRETVADTEKGRVEPQGAEGGHSEEDVTVTDLEKLQL; encoded by the exons ATGGGAAGGTCGTCTAAGGACAAGCGAGACATCTACTACCGGAAGGCGAAAGAGGAAGGCTGGCGCGCCCGCAGCGCTTTCAAGCTCATGCAGATAGACGAAGAGTTCAACGTCCTCTCTG GTGTACAGAAGGTCGTTGATCTTTGTGCTGCCCCAGGTAGCTGGAGCCAGGTGCTCAGTAAACGACTCAG AGGAGAGGGGAAACAGAAGAGAGATGATGTGAAGATCGTAGCCGTTGACCTCCAGGCCATGGCACCCATCCCAGGGGTCATACAGATCCAGGGCGACATCACCAAG GTATCCACAGCCCAGGAGATCATCGGGCACTTCTCAGGTGAGCAGGCAGACCTGGTGGTGTGTGATGGAGCACCCGATG TGACTGGTCTACATGACATCGATGAGTACATCCAGGCACAACTTCTACTGGCT GCCCTCAACATCACAACTCATGTGCTGAAGAAAGGAGGTGGTTTTGTTGCAAAG ATATTCCGAGGAAAGGACATCACCCTACTTTATTCCCAGCTGAAGATTTTCTTCCCAGACGTAACCGTCGCCAAGCCTCGGAGCAGCCGCAACTCAAGCATAG agtcGTTTGTTGTCTGCCGAGGCTACTCCCCTCCCGAGGGATACACACCCAACATGATGAACCCACTACTGGACCATCATTATG ATGTTGACTTCAACAGCCTTGAGGGAGTAAATCGTGTGATCGTTCCGTTCCTGGCCTGTGGGGACCTCAGCGGTTATGATGCAGACATGACATATCCACTACAG CTCCCAGAGGGAGAGGCGTACGTCCAGTTGCCCCCCACCCAGGGGCCTATCTCCCCACCCTACCAGCACGCGTGCCAACTCAAGCGGCAGGACCAACTCAGTAAACCAGTCTCTGCTCACAATACAGACAGTACTGACAGCAGAGAAACAGTTGCAGATACTGAAAAAGGCAGAGTAGAGCCACAGGGTGCAGAGGGAGGTCACTCAGAGGAGGATGTCACTGTTACAGACTTGGAGAAATTACAGTTATAG